One Oncorhynchus kisutch isolate 150728-3 linkage group LG11, Okis_V2, whole genome shotgun sequence genomic region harbors:
- the galm gene encoding galactose mutarotase produces the protein MALVLMEEFGEVPGEGRVQKWILKSSNITVEIITLGCIITAIKCKGKNGEVNDIVLGYDDLEGYLANPKYFGAVIGRVANRIAKGRFVVDGKDYQLAINNGPNSLHGGLRGFSKVIWGSEGVEGGVRLTLTSPDGDQNYPGEVQASVTYTLEGDTLSIQYQARSTRTTPINLTNHSYFNLAGQGSADIYDHEVSINAPTYLPVDDVMIPTGEVRPVEHTPFDLRRPVLIGPRLKEVPGPGFDHNFCLSSPGDAWTERMCARVFHPASGCVMEVSTTQPGVQFYTANFLDCSFKGKGGASYPKHSAFCLETQNWPDAVNQASFPDALLRPGEQYRHVTRFTFSTA, from the exons ATGGCACTGGTACTAATGGAGGAATTCGGTGAGGTACCGGGAGAAGGACGTGTACAGAAATGGATTCTGAAATCGTCTAACATCACAGTGGAAATCATAACACTAGGGTGCATCATAACAGCCATCAAGTGTAAAGGCAAGAATGGAGAGGTCAATGACATCGTTCTGGGTTATGATGATCTTGAGG GCTATCTGGCCAACCCCAAGTACTTTGGTGCTGTTATCGGCCGGGTAGCCAATAGGATCGCCAAGGGCAGATTTGTGGTCGACGGGAAGGATTATCAACTGGCCATCAATAATGGACCTAACTCCCTCCATGGAGGACTGAGGGGCTTCAGCAAG GTGATATGGGGAAGTGAGGGTGTGGAGGGCGGGGTGCGGCTCACCCTCACCAGCCCAGACGGAGACCAGAATTACCCCGGGGAGGTGCAGGCCTCTGTCACTTACACCCTGGAGGGGGACACACTGAGCATCCAGTACCAGGCCCGCTCCACTAGAACCACCCCCATTAACCTCACCAACCACTCTTACTTCAACCTGGCTGGACAG GGCTCAGCTGACATATACGACCATGAAGTGTCCATCAACGCTCCAACATATTTGCCTGTAGATGACGTCATGATCCCCACTG GCGAGGTCAGACCAGTGGAACACACACCCTTTGACCTTCGGAGGCCAGTTCTGATTGGCCCACGGCTGAAAGAAGTGCCTGGGCCTGGGTTCGACCACAACTTCTGCCTGTCATCACCTGGAGATGCTTGGACAGAGCGCATGTGTGCAAG gGTATTTCACCCAGCGAGTGGGTGTGTTATGGAGGTCAGCACCACTCAGCCCGGCGTCCAGTTCTACACAGCCAACTTCTTGGATTGCTCTTTTAAAGGAAAGGGTGGGGCCTCTTATCCTAAACACAGTGCCTTCTGCCTGGAGACACAGAACTGGCCTGACGCTGTCAACCAG GCCTCTTTCCCCGATGCTCTGCTGAGACCAGGGGAGCAGTACCGCCATGTCACCCGCTTCACCTTCTCCACCGCCTga